A part of Scleropages formosus chromosome 3, fSclFor1.1, whole genome shotgun sequence genomic DNA contains:
- the prpf38a gene encoding pre-mRNA-splicing factor 38A, whose amino-acid sequence MANRTVKDAHSIHGTNPQYLVEKIIRTRIYESKYWKEECFGLTAELVVDKAMELKYVGGVYGGNIKPTPFLCLTLKMLQIQPEKDIIVEFIKNEDFKYVRLLGAMYMRLTGSSVDCYKYLEPLYNDYRKIKTQNRNGEFELMHVDEFIDELLHGERVCDVILPRLQKRQVLEEAELLESRISALEEDLDEVETSDDEDEEEEVKPERGQSQEPHRRGYRDNDRPRRSPSPRYRRSRSPRRRSRSPKRRSPSPRRERHRSKSPRRHRSRSRERRHRSKSPGHHRSHRHRSHSKSPERSKKSHKKSRRGNE is encoded by the exons ATGGCAAACAGGACTGTAAAGGATGCACATAGCATACATGGCACAAATCCGCAGTACTTGGTTGAAAAGATCATTCGAACGCGAATCTATGAGTCGAAATATTGGAAGGAAGAGTGTTTCGGGCTTACGG CCGAGCTGGTGGTGGATAAGGCCATGGAGCTGAAGTACGTGGGCGGTGTTTACGGTGGGAACATCAAGCCCACGCCGTTCCTGTGCCTCACCCTGAAGATGCTGCAGATCCAGCCAGAGAAAGACATCATCGTCGAGTTTATCAAGAACGAGGATTTCAA GTATGTACGTTTGCTTGGTGCCATGTACATGAGGCTCACTGGCTCGTCAGTGGATTGCTACAAGTACCTGGAACCCCTGTACAATGACTACCGGAAAATTAAAACCCAGAACAGAAATGGAG AGTTTGAGCTGATGCACGTGGATGAGTTTATTGACGAGCTGCTGCAtggtgagagagtgtgtgatgTCATCCTGCCTAGGCTTCAG AAGCGGCAAGTTCTGGAGGAAGCAGAACTCTTGGAGTCCCGCATCAGCGCTTTGGAGGAAGATCTGGATGAAGTGGAGAccagtgatgatgaagatgaggaggaagaagtgAAG CCCGAGAGAGGCCAGTCTCAGGAACCACACCGACGGGGTTACCGTGACAACGACCGACCCCGGCGTTCACCTTCTCCGCGTTACAGACGCAGCCGATCTCCAAGACG GAGGAGCAGGTCACCGAAAAGGCGAAG CCCTTCACCAAGGAGGGAGCGCCACCGTAGTAAGAGCCCACGACGACACCGCAGTCGGTCCCGAGAGAGGCGGCACCGCTCTAAATCTCCAG GTCATCACAGGAGTCACAGGCACAGGAGTCATTCCAAGTCTCCAGAAAG ATCAAAGAAGAGTCACAAGAAAAGTCGAAGAGGAAACGagtga
- the LOC108935001 gene encoding LOW QUALITY PROTEIN: leucine-rich repeat-containing protein 19-like (The sequence of the model RefSeq protein was modified relative to this genomic sequence to represent the inferred CDS: substituted 1 base at 1 genomic stop codon), translating to MGHVKGGLATFLCFWGMVAGRDVLTVGPCDVRIKEMSFNCSQRGLKEVPAEIWINVTMLDLSQNQLNLTNPKHLAALHRFQEVFQLNLSENYLPLLEEDTLGTFPSLQVLDLSTCQLTDIKPAAFQGFPKLKTLLLGNNKIRDLLPSVLQNLKQLSLLDLHNNPYLRNATTELTEKDLVKKNQRRLLIEDSALVNTLNKTQDKTLEADHTPSWPYLLGVLGTILAIALFIVMLVKCKLFQQYLDSYRHSLLSEVDTTSQCDPASLGHGFSGHNMDSRAPGFEDRSELDDDDGFIEDNYIQASERERAQREREEEERESDLEDDIXISIN from the exons ATGGGACATGTCAAGGGTGGCCTTGCCACCTTCTTGTGTTTCTGGGGAATGGTTGCTGGGAGAGACGTTCTGACAGTTGGTCCATGTGATGTCAGAATAAAAGAG ATGTCTTTCAACTGCAGTCAGAGGGGACTAAAAGAGGTCCCTGCAGAAATCTGGATCAATGTGACCATGCTGGATCTCTCACAGAACCAACTGAATTTAACCAACCCCAAACACCTGGCAGCACTCCACAGGTTCCAGGAGGTGTTCCAACTTAATCTCTCAGAAAACTACCTTCCACTTCTGGAAGAAGACACATTAGGCACTTTTCCATCCCTTCAGGTTCTAGATCTGAGCACATGCCAGCTGACAGACATCAAGCCCGCTGCGTTTCAAGGCTTTCCGAAACTGAAAACTCTCCTGCTGGGCAATAATAAGATTCGTGACCTCCTGCCTAGTGTTCTCCAAAATCTGAAGCAGTTGTCCTTACTGGATCTTCATAACAACCCTTATCTCAGAAATGCCACAACTG AGCTTACTGAGAAAGActtggtgaaaaaaaatcaaagaagaCTGCTAATAGAAGACTCTGCTCTTGTTAATACCCTGAACA AGACCCAAGATAAGACCCTGGAGGCTGATCACACCCCTAGCTGGCCATACCTGCTGGGTGTACTGGGGACAATTCTGGCTATAGCCCTCTTCATCGTCATGCTGGTCAAGTGTAAACTATTCCAGCAATACCTAGACAGCTATCGACATTCACTGCTGTCAGAGGTTGATACCACAAGTCAGTGTGACCCCGCCAGCCTGGGGCATGGTTTCTCTGGCCACAACATGGACAGCCGGGCTCCTGGCTTTGAGGACCGCAGTGAGTTGGACGATGATGACGGCTTCATTGAGGACAACTACATCCAGGccagtgagagggagagggctcagagggagagggaggaagaggagagagagagtgatcTTGAAGATGACATCTAGATCTCTATTAACTAA
- the LOC108935084 gene encoding transmembrane protein 125-like — translation MPEMEALPRQPRPPRPSRPRPLRVRPSPAQVQRSVLEEQVELWWFREPRKSLLCYCASVALVLGCSLGGIGLLSGATGPSGEWRLGAGMALCLLALAVLLKQLLSSAVQDMNCVRSRRRVELLKSGGPSDVAVFLLAGLALLICGLALVNVALVAGATPPSRTQPVYDDMFVSGVALLAAGGATLLALVGYLVANSVLDSTGSGQRLQDRVIGVFTISGQMRDRQRETTASMANLI, via the coding sequence ATGCCAGAGATGGAAGCCTTGCCAAGGCAGCCACGCCCACCGCGGCCATCACGTCCACGTCCACTCCGCGTCCGCCCCAGCCCTGCCCAGGTCCAGCGCAGCgtgctggaggagcaggtggagcTGTGGTGGTTCCGCGAGCCACGCAAATcactgctgtgctactgtgcctCGGTGGCGCTTGTCCTGGGCTGCAGCTTAGGTGGCATAGGCCTGCTTTCTGGAGCCACTGGCCCATCGGGGGAGTGGCGACTGGGTGCGGGCATGGCGCTGTGCCTGCTGGCACTGGCCGTGCTGCTCAAGCAGCTGCTGAGCTCTGCCGTGCAGGACATGAACTGTGTGCGCAGCAGACGTCGTGTCGAGCTGCTGAAGAGTGGAGGGCCCTCTGATGTGGCTGTCTTCTTGCTAGCCGGCCTGGCGCTGCTCATCTGTGGACTGGCACTGGTCAATGTGGCCCTCGTCGCTGGCGCTACCCCTCCATCCAGGACCCAGCCAGTGTACGATGACATGTTTGTGTCTGGGGTGGCGCTGCTAGCTGCAGGTGGGGCCACCCTGCTGGCCTTGGTGGGCTACTTAGTGGCAAACTCAGTCCTGGACAGCACAGGCTCAGGGCAGAGACTGCAGGACAGGGTTATAGGAGTCTTCACCATCTCTGGCCAGATGAGAGACAGACAAAGAGAGACCACTGCCAGCATGGCCAACCTCATCTAA